From Bactrocera oleae isolate idBacOlea1 chromosome 4, idBacOlea1, whole genome shotgun sequence:
GCGGCGAAAATAGTGGTCAACATATATATTTGCCCTACGATGTGGCGGCGGGTGCCACGCAAGTTACATtggaattttcattttcaacaaAATGGGCACAATCCTCTTGGAATTTGGTGATCACACAACTGGAGTGTCCACAGCCAAGGAACCGTTTCGGTGCCAACAGTATGGTAATGCCATTCATGGGTCAAACAAACTTACAAGATATACGTAAGATATTCTCAGCGAAACATAGCGATTGGGAATTACTAGCGCCAACCGGCTGTAGTCAGTACTTCCGTCAACCGACAGGTACAATTAAAAGCTTcggagatatatattatatgcaaaaTCTACAATATACAATCTGCATAAGACCGTTGCCCGGGTCTTCGGTGATCGAGTAAGTGTCGCATAAGGCATGAGAGAAATAttctgttttcataattttttttttaaataaatttcagatACACAGTGAATAGGTTTTCTTTATCATCGGAGCAAACTAATAATTTCTACGACGAAAATTGTCACCCGATGATATTAACCGATGGTCGCCAAAACGATTATCTTATGATATGGAATGCGATATTTAAAGACGATGCAAGCATGCAGCCAACTTACTTTTGTGGACAGGCTCTAACCGCCGGTCAGGAACTAATTGGTATGTTATAGGGAGCTCTTAAGCAAACACAATTTACTGTTAactgctttaaattttttagcaagCGCACCGTATCAGATGTACTTTAATAGTGATGAGCAGTGGAGTACTGTGGAAACCGGGTTTAGCATATCATATCGAGTGAAATCGGCTATAAGTTAATAACATCGCTTTAAGTCAACTTGCTTATGATTTTTCGTGCATATTTATTGGTAacattaagattttttattaaaggagCAAAGGTTTCAAATTaataaaggaaaattttaaaaattatttttctataggtttcaaatttatttatgcaatttttattgAGGTTAAAGTTTTTTCAGAATGTAGATAAacttttaaggggttacatgggtttcgcggcttcaaaaaacaaacaaaaaaaattgtactgtcttatttaattctataacatttctaaaatattgtcctaaattctcaagttgatcccaGTAAAAGTTTTGAAGGCACAGCTATGAacagttgcgcgctcgaggtcagctatataggcacttaaaactttaaacgcgtttttctcgaaaatgtGTTTCCAAAGTCGGTTTTCAAGATGTCTTGCGAACTATGCAACCgctcttaatgaaattttacacaggtatTTGAAATGTAACTTACAAGGGCTTGCCGTGGAGGATTCTTGTTTTGTTCAATAACAACTATTTAATTCGAGAAatgttcaccaaaatttgcatttttttgtaaaaacgtctgtcaaaaataccattttcacTTCATTTGTTTTTTCCTCCGTCCAATGCCTGGTTTATAGTCTAAGTTCAAAttcgtattttttcttttaacttttgagGATCTTatcagaagttctgctgtcaatgCGCCTTTTTTCAGAGCGACTGTCGGAAAGGAAATCGCAATAAccgagttttaaatattttcctttgaaaattttacaacatctttatcaaatatgtatcttcggaattataaaaagttaaaatcaaatatttaattttttgtatgaatGAGTTCTTCAACGGTTAAAGAAATTCGCAGTTTCCAACTCTACATCATTTATAAGATGTGAATAGATGAAGTTAGGGACGaaattcattaaataatttcaCTACCAAGTAGGTACCGGGTTTTCTTCGAAATTCTTTAACCTCTGTTATTTTATGCTAATTAAAAATGGggtttttatcaaatttttcttttatttagcATGTACCAAATGAGTTAGGTCGACTGGATCCAGAGTTTTTTCACCACTAACTATTTCTACCATTGTTGATTGGAGGAATAACAACTTTTGCATTTTTAAGAACCTAggcatatttaaaagttttagaaaTAACTCTCTGAGAAGGAATCAAAGTAAATAgtctacaaaatatttatttgcgaaATACACATAAACTCCTATACTCTTAGAGCCACTATAAAAGAGAAGGAATACAGCACAATAAACAAAAAGAATATAAGTGAAcgtgaaaaaaatatgtaaagggCTGGGAGAGTTAGTGCAAATACTTCTTAAATAAATGAGAAAAACGCATTAACGCACTTCTAGGCTGCGACATGATTATCCTTTTAGTAGTAATTAACTAACTAACCACATCAAGTGTTGGACAACTGTGGATGTCAGCGGTTGGGGAAGGCCTGTTAATTTGTGCAAGTCGAATGATGGAAAAGATGCTTCAATTTAGATGAAagcctaaaataaaaattaactacaaTACATGTTGAAAGCATTAAATATAAGttgaatgatattttattaagaacaaatatttatgagggaataaaattatatataaagtgtagaagaattattcaaaaatgtttaagaGTAGTTTACAAGAATACTGGTAGAGATTTTTGCATTGAaggaagaatttttttatttgaatatttctaaattttgtttaaactttatttattgcatttaattaCAAAGAACTGTTAGTTAGACTAAGAAATATACAAAGACAGCGCTATGAGCGAAAGAAATCCTATGAATGATTACTAATATGCCGGTGATAGTCATAAGAACAATAATATGCTTGGCAAGTATGGCGGCAGACATGTTAATTAAAACACTTAGCACGATTGGGCGGAACTTTTTTACAGTAACAACAGAACATATACTTTGTTTCTACATTAGGGTGGTCTCTAAATAATtggcaaattttgaaaatatattacaagTCAGACATATAATCGAAACGGCTTTATGTTAGTCAttgacttatatgtatatgtctgatAGGAGCAAATTTATGTGAGTCTCAGTGGGTAACATTTAACATTTTAGATTTCAGAAGACACACTTTTTTTCAACAAATGTGCAGACGTCTAATAGTTATTTTATAGAAAGAAAAAGACTAGTTGCTTGGCGCTATaggaaatcattttaaattatttattcagCATATACCATATGATCAAATTTCTCCCGAACTGGTAACATTTTCATGTTCATTTTCACAACTCTTTATTATCGACTTTAAAATAGGCTCCTTTTGAGTCAATACAAGAATGCTAACGCGTAATCCAATTTTCCGCATACTTCTTATAAGCGTCGGCTGGACCAGTATGTGTCAGTTTTctttatctatctatctattaaTATAATCTATTACCATAATAGTATCGAATGAGGGAGTGAGACTGAAAATTTTGCATATGACTGTTTAAGGATTGCCatagtatacaatatatatttacaataaaatgtatatacaccaatgtttatacaaaaatgtatgtgcatgtgtcaatatgtttaaaaaagcaACACTGTGCTGCGGCTGGGTGGTAACAGTAGTGTTTAATGTTGAACAGTGGCACTTAACAGACAACTAACAGTTGCCCATTAAATGTTCCTACTTACTGCATTAATTTAGGCAAAAATGGcggataaataataaaaatctacTTCTCTCGGCTACCTAATAGTTGACATGTGGCGCATTTTGTATTTCCACACATCAATTTGAATGTCAAGTGAATTTATTCTTATTTAATACATTTGTTTACACTTTTAAGTAGTTATTTGTTTTCGAAGTGAACTTTTAACAAGTTTTACTATTTCTAAAAAATGTTGATCACAGTTTGACAACGTGTGTaaattttaagtatttgcttatgTTGATTAACATACACTGGTTTACAAAGTTTTTGTcctttaaattaaaactttttgttaaCAACTAAGGTGTACtgagtttataaataaatttaattattaatattaacattaacattaaattatttatttcataacttTAAGTTGCtaattattaagaaaataattaacaaaaaaaaaaaaaaaaaaacaatgcttacaaaaatattaaacaagccttagcttgtatattatattattttatttattaatttgtaaactAGTGTTATTAGCAGttccataaaatattaataaatactattaaatatcaaaaattgttaGCCGTGCAAATACATCGTGTTATCGAATTTTTTCTAAATCAAACATATACCGGTGTACAGGTATGAAGTGAGCGcaaagatacaaatgtgttggtggagaacatttgttgtgaatgGGCcttaatgtttttctgtttggttggcatgacatctgtcaaacatattcaaaaaccttacagtcattgcacaaacaacatcatattttttaattgtgttgaaaatgtcaaattttgtaccggaaagtgatgatttgaaGAAAGCaaattgaagaaaagtgctacagaatcaacatgcaaaagatggcttcaacggttcagagataatgattttgatttgAGAAATGAAGAATGTGGGAAACCACCAAAAAAggtttgaagacgccgaactgcaagcaatattggatgaaggttatactttgagtcaaaagcaaatggcagccatgttaaaggttgcacaacaaacaatttcaaactgtttgaaagctatgggaaaaatgcaaaagtgtggaaagtgaaagaaagtATATTGTTCAATGCAACGGCTAAAAGACTAAAGTCAGCAataaagacggaaatcattatatcggCTGTGTTTTGACCAAGAGAAGTACTGGGCGGAGTGCGTTAACTTGTGGCATTACCTAAGTATATTCGGCGACATGTTTCCACGCAATTTCATGTATATAAAACACACCACGGAAAGGGAAAAATCCATGTAGAAGGGCGGATTATTTTAGCGAGTACACCACTGACGTAATGACAATGCCTATATGTTGCAAAGGGGTTTTAACTCCTTACggtctaaaaacaaaaacaaaaaaaaactagataTTAAGCTTCAATGACTATCCGGCTGCGCAATCttcaaaaaaaagaagaagaataaaCCTGACGCAAAAAAAATGCCGTTAATAAACGGCAAATGATCGGGAAGAGGTAAACAGCAGCATGTGTGTGAATAATATCAACGCATATAAATACCAGCCATCGCCGGCCATCGATTTGTGAATGTATTTGGCGGTGTTGCTGCACGCCTGATTGCAACAATGTGGCCATACAACTTACTCCCACACACGCGCATACACATTCTGTTTGCTCAACACCAACGGCTTGGCGGCAAGACCCATTTGCATGGTATGGAATTGCTTACGAGTTAATTAGATGCTACTTTTACTGATTCATTTCATCCATTCATACTGGAAGAAGCAATGTTTGTTTTCGagcttttcttgttgttgtcagTGATTCTAGATAGGTGTCAATTTATGCCATTTCGATGAGCGCTAATTTGACACATTTCCCTAATCAACTGAGCGCATCTGACCAATTGATGTAGTTGTAGGTGTTGTTGTGTTGCCGCTTAATGGATTTCTATGTTTGCTTATTTGTTTACCAAAATGTATGGTATAGTTCTAGCTTTGTGGAAGACAGTAACGAATTAGTCACTTTATTTTGGCTAGTTTGAGCTATGGCTATGAGTTTACAGGCAactgtacaaatattttatataaacaagctCGTAtgtttatacacacacataaacattttGTTTACCTGCATAGTTGTACATTTGAGTGGCTGTGTGTTGTCAAATGGCACTTGCCTTTTCAATGAACCGTAACCactatttatatgcaaatgcgCTCAGCACTCTTTTTGACACCACCACATTCTTGCGGATTCGTCGTTAGGTGAAGTGTGAGAAGTGTCTTTGCATAAATAGTTGGAATTATAGTATTTTGACGGAAATTTTATGTGTTTACACTTGAAGAAAGTCAACGTAtgtttaatttagaaaaaatgtttgcacATGGCTTAGTGACACATATTTAGAGCGATGATGAGTTagcacatttacatatatttttgaaaaaataaaaatattatactgagtatttttatactctggcaacCTGCTGCTACATATTACAATAGTGTTGTTTACTTAACGATTGTtcgtatcatctaaaactaatcgagttagatatagggttatatatttataaatgaccAAGATGAAGAGATGATTGGTGCATAATATTTtgctcatatttctatgttatagtgcgaaaattggcgaattcggattacaaccacgccgaTTTGCCATATAACACcaatttaaattctatctgattctttcactttccactatgcaaatcaagcaacaatgattgtatcggagtaaaactttgcgtaaataatgtgTTGAAAGTATGCcaacttgtgaccaaaaattgcctaaatcgaaccaaaaccgttcatgcccctaggtaatgaatatgtggacgccagtgattatagttgactttttaccaaaaatatcggtcaatgtgtaagatatataattgaaatttgatCCTGGCgagttgcgagaatataaaaggttcggttacacctgaacttagaccttccttacttgtttcataaTACTATTGTACAAGGCATCATTGTATTGGATTAATTCCGATAATATTGGGGGTCACTTTCACAAGCAATGTGAAATAGCTGACATTGTAAGAATGTCATGTTTTAGAATATCTTACTTCTTTTTGACGTTAAATTGTTACTGCCAGGCTTCGACCCTGAATTTTTTCCAATCGAATAGAAGGCAGTAAGAAAAGTGTTTTTAGAGTTATatacattacaaaaataatgaaatgactaatattttaattttgaagaaaaactgtTTGAATTATAATTCCACCAGCCATATTTTGCGTTTTAAAACCACATGATCCAGGGAATGAATTAACAAGCTCGTTTCTGGATATTATGCGGATATCAAAAGTTCACTCCTTTACGTGAtagttttttctcaattttttgtaCCGCTCAACATTGACGACAACATTagctaaattttcaatttcaaaaaggTAGTAGAAACAATGCTTTTGCTAGTGAGCCTCAATCGTACCTCCAGGATTGTGCACAAcaaatatgataattttttttttaagttaagatCCCAAGAACCCAAACGGTCCACATCGGTGAATTCTTAATAGAAAAGAATATGGAAGTTTGCATGAAAGAACTGGATATTTGGTAatcaatttcaataattttttaatgttgtcGCGATATTACCATGCAGTACCGGtagtttgtaaaaaattttaaacttcaatAAAATCGCGGTTGTCTTTGAATTTAGATGAGTTCTATCAAATAGAGTATAAAACAGAGATGaatatttaaagatatttaaaatttggcaCATATGTAGATAGGTAGgttgcttttatatttcggaatttggcaaccctagtgttgcaatctagaaactcacaactttatcgtaaattttgacattttcaatgttaaacacactcagaacgttttgacacacgagcgctatttgtgttgcttacagtaacttaaaatattcattcatAGATTAACTCAGCAGTGTATCGAATCAACTTTTGGAGATGAAGCTCCATCAAAGACCAGTGTTTGTCGATGGTATTGTGAATTTAATCGAAGTCGTAGATCACTCCAAaacgaatttcgtgaagctcGTTCAAAATCTGATGTTGTTCCGGAGACTATTGATCCTGTGCACAAACTAATATTGCCAGATCGTTATGTGACCctgtttttttcgaaaaactgaaCATGTCGCAACCATACTTAGAACAATGCAGAGCAATAAATTCTGATTCTATCACTGAGACCATTTATTTGCCAGTTGTttttcaagaaatcaggaaaatCAACAGCCGAAGACGGATTACTCTTCATCACGACAATGCGAGCTTTCACACATCGAATGTAACAACATGCATTTTTGAGAAcacaaaacatcaattttataagTCCTCCATCGTAACGTTctgacttggcaccgaatgacttctttttattaccgtacgtaaaatataaactaaaaggtcaacgtttttcgatACCTGAAGACACCTAaagaggcggttgatgcgttcaAAACGTATGTTTTGAAGACACCTCAATCAAAAAGGgaaaagtgcttcgacaattggttcaaacgcatgcaaaagtgtatagattttaatagagaatatttttaaaaataataaagcgaTTTTCCATAATTAacacttgttgttgttctctaattctaaaatataaaagccAACCCTCGTATGTGAATAGCGGCAAACATAACAACATAAATGCGCTTTTAATCAGTTAATTGCATTGTTGGCGTTTTTATCACACAAACACAAGCACACCGCTGTACACAAGCCAATCTACAACAACAGGTCGAAAAttcacgcatacacacacacataagagAAATAAAATTGAGATGTGAGTGAGCAGCAGACAATTGCggctatgtaaatatatgtacttcGATGCGTGGGTGTTCTTGTTTGGACATTTGAACGCGATCAATTTGTGTTGCGACGAGCTCACCGTAGACCCAACGGCGCGTTCGGCAATCGTCAACATTTTATCACGAATGTGTAAATTGCCTACACAAGCAGAACATTACATATCAGTGCATTATCACACAGACAcaaagtacataaatatttatgtatgatatatgaaaatatgaagGCAGC
This genomic window contains:
- the LOC106625897 gene encoding uncharacterized protein; translated protein: MFMSLWYNIILLLICIQTALCALWKDNVLYNNLNESYAYSYKSAQDRDDTSMFRQSRRSSASNACTTNEGTSGTCLSRFNCMRQGGMPKGYCSTYGVCCETNLQCGQISSSKRIIIKNPIQLPNVCQYVIAPYSSNVCQLLIEFEQFELNQPTNDATLGTSTCGDRFTVGSFTICGENSGQHIYLPYDVAAGATQVTLEFSFSTKWAQSSWNLVITQLECPQPRNRFGANSMVMPFMGQTNLQDIRKIFSAKHSDWELLAPTGCSQYFRQPTGTIKSFGDIYYMQNLQYTICIRPLPGSSVIEYTVNRFSLSSEQTNNFYDENCHPMILTDGRQNDYLMIWNAIFKDDASMQPTYFCGQALTAGQELIASAPYQMYFNSDEQWSTVETGFSISYRVKSAIS